A section of the Styela clava chromosome 9, kaStyClav1.hap1.2, whole genome shotgun sequence genome encodes:
- the LOC120339559 gene encoding sulfotransferase 1B1-like: protein MENIIKNDMDLLRPNDGDVYLVAYPKAGVTWMTEIVTAIYREYALENPNCAPEFDNAVRAHAFCEVCPMSRRVSGGKNKKVIGYDANGNEIFENESEKRRRIVSLHFPAKRMEKMMPDAFNNDNVKMIYIARNPKDIAVSYYHFHCMNDVLPTPNSWQEFLDDFTNGSVRWGSWFDHVRGWWRKHEEMISENKSQLLWLTFESLKKDLKSEMKKICEHLGLELSEEGLKMAVKRCTFASMKADPNRNHSKNKIFKGDFLRKGKVGDWKSKFTDEQNMQFNLALANHLKEDFSTLTRNFTVGERIQ from the exons ATGgaaaacattatcaaaaacGACATGGACTTGTTGAGACCAAATGATGGAGACGTCTATCTTGTTGCTTATCCTAAAGCAG GTGTGACTTGGATGACTGAAATAGTGACAGCAATTTACCGAGAATACGCTCTCGAGAATCCGAACTGTGCTCCTGAATTTGACAACGCTGTGAGAGCTCATGCTTTCTGTGAAGTCTGTCCAATGTCTCGACGAGTCTCAGGtggcaaaaataaaaaagtgatTGGCTACGATGCCAATGGaaacgaaatatttgaaaatgaaagtgAAAAGAGGCGACGTATTGTCAGTCTTCATTTTCCGGCCAAAAGAATGGAAAAAATGATGCCAGATGCTTTCAATAATGATAACGTTAAG ATGATATACATCGCTAGAAATCCAAAAGACATCGCCGTTTCTTATTACCACTTCCATTGTATGAATGATGTTTTACCAACACCCAATTCCTGGCAAGAATTTCTAGATGATTTTACAAATGGATCTG TGAGATGGGGATCCTGGTTCGATCACGTTCGTGGTTGGTGGAGAAAGCATGAAGAAATGATTTCAGAAAATAAATCACAGTTACTCTGGCTCACGTTTGAATCTTTGAAGAAG GATTTAAAaagtgaaatgaaaaaaatttgtgaaCATCTTGGACTTGAGTTATCAGAGGAAGGATTGAAAATGGCGGTAAAACGATGTACATTTGCATCTATGAAAGCAGATCCAAACAGAAATCACagcaaaaacaagattttcaaaGGGGATTTCCTAAGAAAAG gcAAAGTTGGTGATTGGAAAAGCAAGTTCACAGACGAACAAAACATGCAATTCAATTTAGCCTTGGCGAATCATTTGAAAGAAGATTTTTCAACATTAACAAGAAACTTTACTGTTGGGGAAAGAATTCAATAA
- the LOC120340214 gene encoding sulfotransferase 1B1-like produces MENIVKNDMDLLRPNDGDVYLVAYPKAGVTWMTEIVTAIYREYALENPNCAPEFDNTVRAHAFCEVCPMSRRVSGGKNKKVIGYDANGNEIFENENEKRRRIVSLHFPAKKMEKMMPDAFNNANVKMIYIARNPKDIAVSYYHFHCMNDALPTPNSWQEFLDDFTNGSVRWGSWFDHVRGWWRKHEEMISENKSQLLWLTFESLKKVNICSKINNR; encoded by the exons AtggaaaacattgttaaaaACGACATGGACTTGCTGAGACCAAACGACGGAGACGTCTATCTTGTTGCTTATCCTAAAGCAG GTGTGACTTGGATGACTGAAATAGTGACAGCAATTTACCGAGAATACGCTCTCGAGAATCCCAACTGTGCTCCTGAATTTGACAACACTGTGAGAGCTCATGCTTTCTGTGAAGTCTGTCCAATGTCTCGACGCGTCTCAGGtggcaaaaataaaaaagtgatTGGCTACGATGCCAATGGaaacgaaatatttgaaaatgaaaatgaaaagagGCGACGTATTGTCAGTCTTCATTTTCCGgccaaaaaaatggaaaaaatgaTGCCAGATGCTTTCAATAATGCTAACGTTAAG ATGATATACATCGCTAGAAATCCGAAAGATATCGCCGTTTCTTATTATCACTTCCATTGTATGAATGATGCTTTACCAACACCCAACTCCTGGCAAGAATTTCTGGATGATTTTACAAATGGATCTG TGAGATGGGGATCCTGGTTCGATCACGTTCGTGGTTGGTGGAGAAAACACGAAGAAATGATTTCAGAAAATAAATCACAGTTACTTTGGCTAACGTTTGAATCTTTGAAGAAGGtaaatatttgttcaaaaattaataatcgttga
- the LOC120339560 gene encoding sulfotransferase 1B1-like → MENIVKNDMDLLRPNDGDVYLVAYPKAGVTWMTEIVTAIYREYALENPNCASEFDNAVRAHAFCEVCPMSRRVSGDKNKKVIGYDANGNEIFENEYEKRRRIVSLHFPAERMGKMMPDAFNNANVKMIYIARNPKDIAVSYYHFHCMNDVLPTPNSWQEFLDDFTNGSVRWGSWFDHVRGWWRKHEEMISENKPQLLWLTFESLKKDLKSEMKKICEHLGLELSEEGLKMAVKRCTFASMKADPNRNHSKNKIFQGDFLRKGKVGDWKSKFTDEQNMQFNLAVVDHLKEDFSTLTRNFTGGEKIQ, encoded by the exons ATGGAAAACATTGTCAAAAACGACATGGACTTGCTGAGACCAAATGACGGAGACGTTTATCTTGTTGCTTATCCTAAAGCAG GTGTGACTTGGATGACTGAAATAGTGACAGCAATTTACCGAGAATACGCTCTCGAGAATCCCAACTGTGCTTCTGAATTTGACAACGCTGTGAGAGCTCATGCTTTCTGTGAAGTCTGTCCAATGTCTCGACGAGTCTCAggtgacaaaaataaaaaagttattggCTACGATGCCAATGGaaacgaaatatttgaaaatgaatatgaaaagaGGCGACGTATTGTCAGTCTCCATTTTCCGGCCGAAAGAATGGGAAAAATGATGCCAGATGCTTTCAATAATGCTAACGTTAAG ATGATATACATCGCTAGAAATCCAAAAGACATCGCCGTTTCTTATTACCACTTCCATTGTATGAATGATGTTTTACCAACACCCAATTCCTGGCAAGAATTTCTAGATGATTTTACAAATGGATCTG TGCGATGGGGATCCTGGTTCGATCACGTTCGTGGTTGGTGGAGAAAGCATGAAGAAATGATTTCAGAAAATAAACCACAGTTACTCTGGCTCACGTTTGAATCTTTGAAGAAG GATTTAAAaagtgaaatgaaaaaaatttgtgaaCATCTTGGACTTGAGTTATCAGAGGAAGGATTGAAAATGGCGGTAAAACGATGTACATTTGCATCTATGAAAGCAGATCCAAACAGGAATCACagcaaaaacaagattttccaaGGGGATTTCTTAAGAAAAG GCAAAGTTGGTGATTGGAAAAGCAAGTTCACAGACGAACAAAACATGCAATTCAATTTAGCCGTGGTGGATCATTTGAAAGAAGATTTTTCAACATTAACCAGAAACTTTACTGGGGGAgagaaaattcaataa